The Halobacillus ihumii genomic sequence GTTTTCATGAAAATGTTTTTTCGAAAAAGTGATCCAAGGGATGTTTTTTTTCGATAGCTAGGTAAGCATGGCTCCAATAGAAGATATATACCTTAATGATATGCTATGATAGCTTTATCCACCACAAAGGAGTGTGCTATGAGCAATCAAGACTTAGAGCTCTATCACCAGATGATGGGTGGCGATAAGCAGGCACTCGAAACTATCTACGATAAATACGAACGACTGCTTTACTCATTTGTCATGAAGTTATCTGGAGATCAGACATTAGCCGAGGAAGTATTACAAGAAGTTTTCATTAAGCTATGGACGAACAAAGCAACATATGATGAGACAAAAGGAAAGTTTTCATCTTGGATCGTCACCATCACAAGATACACAGCAATTGATATCATTCGTAAAAATAAAAAACATGCTGTTGCCTTAGAGGAAGAGACTGATCTTCCTGAGCAAGCCGGTGATTCTACAGAAGATTTAGTGGAATGGAAAGAACAGGGAGAAAAGGTTAGGCGGGCAGTCAAGGAATTATCGAACGAACAAAAACAAATGGTGGAACTGTTTTATTTCAAGGGATTAAGTCAACGGGAAATTTCTGAAACATGTAATCTCCCTCTAGGTACAGTAAAAGGCAGGCTGCGCCTTGCAGTAAAGCATCTAAAAACACATTTATCACAAGGGAAAGGGGGCGTTCATGATGCGTAACGAATGCGAGAAAGTAATTGATTATTTTAATAATCAGTTGACCGAAAATGAACAAAATGAATTCGAGAAACATCTGGAAACGTGTGGCGAGTGCCGAGAAGAGTTAGCAGAGCTTCGTGCACTTACAGAAGATTTAGCGTTCGCTTCAGAGCCCGTCAACCCTCCGGAAGGTATGAAAGATCGTGTGTTAGGTGCTGTTTTTGCAGAGGAATCGAATGATACGAACGAGGAAGAATCTGACTACTCAGAGGATCATCATAATTCCTCAGTTGTAGCATTTGAGCCCAAAAAGGATAAAGATACTTCAGAACATGAAGAGTTATCGCAAAAAAATAAAAAACCTTGGCTCATGCGCGGTTTAGCTGCTGCGTTGATTTTATCTATAGCAGGTAATTTATATGCAGTGATGAACGAACAAGAGTCAGCGACACAGCCAGAACCTGATAAAGATCCGACAATAAGTACAGACGAAATTACAACGAAGGTTCAGCTGCAAGGTGAGACAGATGCGCGGGCAACAGCTTCACTTATTCAACAGGAAGACGGAAATCTCCTCACATTACAGGCTGATGCCCTGGAGCAATTAGAAGGAGAAGAAGTGTATCAAGTCTGGTTAATTGAAGGTAAAAAACCGTATCGAGCCGGAACATTTGTGGCAAATGAAAACGGGGAAGGTGCAGTCGCTTATGCGATGGAGCAACTCCCTGAAGGTACCAATTGGGATGCGGTAGCGATATCGAGAGAACCTGATGCTACCAGCCAGACGCCACAAGGTAAAGTGATCTTACAAGCAGAATTATAATAAGCAAAATGACACGTGCAGACAGGTTTTCACAACTGTCTGCAATTTTTTTGAAATTTTTCAGGAAAATAGTGATCCATTTATAATTTGCCTTCGATAGCTAAGTGAATAAACAAAACAAGAAGGGGAGATTGTTAAAATGGATATGAAAAAAGCACTGTTTGCCGTACCGTTAAGTGTTTCACTGTTACTGCCGACGTCGTTGGATGTAGTAAATGCTGAAGAGCACAATATGCCTACAGTTGAAACAGAAGCTGTTGAGCTTCGGTCAACGTTAGACAAATTGTTTAGTGAGCACGCATACCTAGCTGTTGAAACTATGAGAAAAGGAGCAGAAGGAGCTGCTGACTTTAAAGCTTCAGCAAATGCTTTAGCTGCAAATACGGAAGACCTTTCTGCAGCAATCGCCTCTGTTTACGGTGAAAAGGCAGGAGAGAAATTCCAGCAAATGTGGAGTGAGCACATTGGTTATTTCGTTGATTATGTCAAAGCAACTGGCAGTGGAGATGAAGAAGCGAAGCAAGCTGCTCTTGATGAACTTGAGCAATATCGTCAGGACTTCTCTCAATTCATTTCAACAGCAACAGAGGGTGCTGTAAAAGCAGATGGATTAGCCGAAGGATTACAAATGCACGTTAACCAGCTGATTGGTGCATTTGATGCTTATGTAGCTGGTAATTATGCCGAAGCATATGCAAAAGAACGTAAAGCCATTGACCATATGTATGGCGTAAGTAAAGGATTGTCTAAAGCTATTGTCAACCAATTCCCGGATAAATTTAACCATACCAAAGCTGTAACACCTGCTGCTGATCTTCGTTCTAATTTGAACCACTTACTAGGTGAACATGCAGGACTAGCTATGATGGCTATGCAAAATGGTTTAGATGGTTCTGAAGACTTTCAAGCATCTGCAGAAGCATTAGTAGCTAACACGGAAGACTTATCCGCAGCCATTGCCTCAGTTTACGGAGAAGAAGCTGGGCAGAAGTTTAAAGAAATGTGGTCAGGACACATCGCTGATTTCGTAACTTACGTGAAAGGAACAGCCGCTGGTGATGAAGCTCAAAAAGAGAAAGCATTACAAGCCTTGGAAGACTACCGTGCAGACTTCTCTGAATTCATTGCAACAGCAACGGAAGGTAAAGTTCCGGCTGATGTTCTTTCCAGTGGATTACAGGAACACGTTGGCTATTTAATCGGAACATTTGATCAATATGCTGCCGAAGATTATAAGCAAGCGTATGACACTTTAAGAGACTCTTATGCACACATGTTTATGACTTCTAAAGCTCTCTCAGGTGGAATTGTAAGCCAGTTCCCAGATAAATTTGCTATGGAGAGTATGCCATCAGATATGCCGAAAACCGGCATGGGTGGAACAGCTGCAAACAATGATCTATGGATCTTTGCTTCTATTCTTGCACTAGTTGGGGCTGCTGGAGTTTACCTTCGTAAGCAGTCTAAACAATAATTCGATTGATCTCTTATTAAGCCAGAAAACTGTCTCCTGTTCAGGAGGCAGTTTTTTTTATTCTGGCAGGATACCGGGGAGTATAATTAAACCGATGTGTTGTCTGCTGAGTAATTGGGTATAAATGTAGTAGAGGACACTTGCGGAAGAGGTGAGTTAGATGTATTCGGTGACATTACAAAAAATATTAATTTACATTGGCTGGGGCATCATTATCGGAGCCATTATAGGATTTAGTGCAGTATTAGGTTTTGATCTTGATGGATCAGTATTTGTGCTATCGATTTTTCTAAGTATTTTTGGAGTATTTCTGGCAGCTATGTATGCAGAGCTTTATCATATACGTGAAGCCGTAAATAAACAGCGGCGAGAACATAAATAACTGAAAGGGAGGCACGTTTCCATTAGGAAAACTGCCTCCTTTTTACTTTGATAGAAAAGAAAAGACGAGCATTGCGATATATAACACGCCAATAACCGCCATAAGAAGATAGCTTTGGCGGGTTAGTTTTTTAAAAATGATATAAAAGGTGCCGGCTACTACAGACAGGATGAAGATCCAGTAAAGCAACGTCATGGAGCGTACCTTTTTCTGTCTTCGTCATTCAAAAACTTTGTGAAATAAGCACCCAGCATGAGCAAAGCAATTGTAATAAACCAGCTTACTGCGCCAAGTAAATCAAGTGACAAAATAATAAAGTTAAAGATACCAATTGTGAAAAAGCACAAGGAAGTCATGTACATTTTGAACGAGCCATACGTGCCGTTACGTCTTTTGAAATGTTTTGCCCTTCTTATGAAGACGTAAAGGCTAATTGTGAGAGCAATTAGAAATAAGACTTGAAGCAGCAACATTACAGACCCTCCTATCTTTATTATCATACCTCACAAAATACATTTTTTTCAAATTAATTCTTGCTCATTAGAATAGCAAAGGAGCACTGATCATTCATACAGTGCTCCTCGTTTCTGTGATTAGACTAGGTTCGAGCTTGAAATTTCTTCTTTTTTCTGCAAAAAGGGAGCCACCAGTTCCAGTCACCGAGCAGCTTCATTAAGCTAGGAACGAGCAGAAGCCTAATGATGGTGGCATCGATAAAGATAGCGATCGCGATACCTACACCAATTTGTTTGACAGGAACCACACCTGTGAAAGCAAATGCGCCAGTGATGACAATCATAATCAGTGCAGCTGACGTAATAATTTTACTAGTAGTCGCA encodes the following:
- a CDS encoding RNA polymerase sigma factor, with translation MSNQDLELYHQMMGGDKQALETIYDKYERLLYSFVMKLSGDQTLAEEVLQEVFIKLWTNKATYDETKGKFSSWIVTITRYTAIDIIRKNKKHAVALEEETDLPEQAGDSTEDLVEWKEQGEKVRRAVKELSNEQKQMVELFYFKGLSQREISETCNLPLGTVKGRLRLAVKHLKTHLSQGKGGVHDA
- a CDS encoding copper amine oxidase — translated: MDMKKALFAVPLSVSLLLPTSLDVVNAEEHNMPTVETEAVELRSTLDKLFSEHAYLAVETMRKGAEGAADFKASANALAANTEDLSAAIASVYGEKAGEKFQQMWSEHIGYFVDYVKATGSGDEEAKQAALDELEQYRQDFSQFISTATEGAVKADGLAEGLQMHVNQLIGAFDAYVAGNYAEAYAKERKAIDHMYGVSKGLSKAIVNQFPDKFNHTKAVTPAADLRSNLNHLLGEHAGLAMMAMQNGLDGSEDFQASAEALVANTEDLSAAIASVYGEEAGQKFKEMWSGHIADFVTYVKGTAAGDEAQKEKALQALEDYRADFSEFIATATEGKVPADVLSSGLQEHVGYLIGTFDQYAAEDYKQAYDTLRDSYAHMFMTSKALSGGIVSQFPDKFAMESMPSDMPKTGMGGTAANNDLWIFASILALVGAAGVYLRKQSKQ
- a CDS encoding anti-sigma factor; translated protein: MMRNECEKVIDYFNNQLTENEQNEFEKHLETCGECREELAELRALTEDLAFASEPVNPPEGMKDRVLGAVFAEESNDTNEEESDYSEDHHNSSVVAFEPKKDKDTSEHEELSQKNKKPWLMRGLAAALILSIAGNLYAVMNEQESATQPEPDKDPTISTDEITTKVQLQGETDARATASLIQQEDGNLLTLQADALEQLEGEEVYQVWLIEGKKPYRAGTFVANENGEGAVAYAMEQLPEGTNWDAVAISREPDATSQTPQGKVILQAEL